The following are encoded in a window of Arthrobacter antioxidans genomic DNA:
- a CDS encoding TetR/AcrR family transcriptional regulator, which produces MTTTRERALDAAVELVGEQGIRALVHARVDERAGLPKGSTSNWFRTRDALVAGVVAWLAERERGDFDAGAAPVVRTPDQLIDAFASLIDAETGLFSGRTRARYALFLEGANDPQLLEPLLQQRKVYVEWATDLLAGVGAARPADAVRALMAASEGLVLHRLTVDPTAPVRPVVERIVRACLD; this is translated from the coding sequence GTGACCACTACCCGTGAGCGTGCCCTGGACGCGGCCGTTGAGCTCGTCGGCGAGCAAGGGATCCGCGCCCTCGTCCACGCGCGAGTGGACGAGCGAGCCGGCCTACCGAAGGGATCCACCTCGAACTGGTTCCGCACCAGGGACGCCCTCGTCGCGGGCGTCGTCGCGTGGCTCGCGGAGCGGGAACGCGGCGACTTCGATGCCGGAGCCGCCCCGGTGGTCAGGACCCCGGATCAGCTGATCGACGCGTTTGCGAGCCTCATCGATGCGGAGACGGGTCTCTTCTCAGGGCGTACCAGAGCGCGCTACGCGCTGTTTCTCGAGGGCGCAAACGACCCGCAGCTGCTCGAACCATTGCTCCAGCAGCGCAAGGTCTACGTCGAATGGGCAACAGACCTTCTCGCGGGAGTTGGAGCCGCTCGGCCGGCGGATGCCGTGCGGGCGCTGATGGCCGCCTCGGAAGGGCTCGTCCTGCATCGACTCACCGTGGATCCCACCGCG